GTTTTTAATTCCGCCGCGCTTTGAGTCTGTCTCGTAGGCCAAAGTTGGTTGAGCAGAACCGAAAATGGTAAGCCAGTGCCATTTCTCCCTTGCCCCCCTATGTTTTTATAGTAATGGATATTTTTGATTTATGTGTTGTTTCAATTTCAGCCTTCACATAAGACATTCATGATAAAGAAGAAGCTGGCGAAGAAGCAGAGGCAAAACAGGCCTATTCCTTACTGGATCCGCATGCGTACTGACAACACCATCCGTTACAATGCTAAGCGTAGGCACTGGCGCCGCACCAAGCTCGGATTCTAAGGATCCATCTATTTTTCTGTTATGAGTAGTTTAGTTTTAATTTCCAGAATTAGGTCTTCAATTTTGGAGCTGTTATAACTATGATATCTGTGCAAGTTTTGCAACAAGTTTTACTGTGGTTTTGCTACTTAAGTTGAAATCAATTTTGGTTAATCGCATTTGGTTACTTTGGTGAAATGCTACAGCCTACAGGTTTGCAATGTTAGTACCTTAACTTGGATGCTTGTAAATCCATGTTACTTAGATAATAGTATCTACTAGGGAAATGCTACATGATTATCAAGCTAGTATGAATCATTCATgattacttgaaacgtgttttgTGCATTCTCTTCCATTTAATGTGACCTTCTGCTTGTTTCATGAGGTACTTGGCTTTCCTACTTGAGTTCTAGGATTTGTTTTCGTAGCCATGGAAACACGGCAAAACCCTTAAGCTTTTTGTTTTTTCCCCTTGTTTGATGCCATTAGCCCGAAGAAATGTTTACAATGTAAaatattttgaaattttgaagagattttgaaattttgaagagATTTACTTGATCGTTCATGGATTTTGCTTGGAAGTTGGATGAAGAGGTGTTAGAGATAACATGTCAATAATATTTTAGTGGTGATTTTGAGTATTAAAGGGCGACAACAATATTTTGTTCCGATCAATGAATTGGGCTTTGACATTCTTCAGAGATCAAGAATGCCTGTGAGGCTTGTAACAGTGTTCAGATCATCAGAGCTGTATAAGAATCACTTTGATGCAAACTGTCTTTACCTTGCTTTATGTTCAATTTCAAGTCGTTAAATTTCAACATTGTAGGAACAGTTGGTGATAAAGGAATAAAAGACAGTGTTTGTCCAAAAAACTAATAATTTTTGTGACGTTTATGAAAGATGAAAGTAAAGTATAATTGCTGCTGCCGAATTCAGTTTGGATTTTCATTCTAGACGACCTACACTGCAAAAGTTATAGTCTTGTGATCTACAGTGTCCTTGAAGAACAATATGAAAGTTGCTGATAAGAATGACATGTTTTTTCACTGTTGTTTACATACAGCAGCATGGTATGTGACATCTGCAATGGTAGTGTCCAACTTAATTAAAACGTCCTTATATCTGATGGTATCATTTCCACATTCAGATTAAACTAAAGAAGAAGTGTGTCTGTACTCCCATGATACATAAATAAGGGTAATGCATTCAGCACTTGCATAGCAGTTTGAATCCTGTGTCAATTAGACACCATTACAATTGTGAAAAAAGTTCCAAATTTGGAGTAAATGAAATCCATTCGTACTTTGAACATTTTTGGGAAAGCAAACTATTGAAACTTGATGTTAAGTGACATCACTTGCTGCTGCCATCACCAAATAAATACCCCAGGGAAGATCCACCACCAGGTGCTGCCTGGACCTTGGTTGAACGCCTTTCCTGCAATCATTCCAGGACAAAAATGGGTAATACTTAAAAATCGTCAAGCATCAGTCTTTCATCAGCAAGAAAATCAAAGCCTAAATGCAGACTGGTCATGCCTGTTGAGGCAATTAGCCACATCTTACAGTATACAGTATACTAAGTGACGACGCTTGAGAAGTTGAGTACTATGATCTCAAAACAAGATGCTTGTCAACAAAGAAAACTTATGCAGATACATGCACCGATGATAGAAGAATGGGCTCAAATTTTAGAAAAGCCGTGTGGTTAGTATAGCAGATTGTTGAAGATCTAAATTATAATTAAGTAAATGAAAGTGTGATCTCTTTAACAGCTTAAGCTTTTAGTGAGATCACACAATTCAATATAATATCAAAGCCATTCAATTCTCACTTATCAAAAAGATATTCATGCTCTCTATGAAAGTTTAAGCTTTAAGATGAAATAATTACGCAATTCAACATAAATATAAGTTTGCGAACTTTAAAAAGCACTCCAAGTTTAAGAAAATGGCAACAGGAAATAAGAAGTTGCTAGTTAACATACTGTTAGAAAGTTTCCGCAGTTCTGGCCATCAGCACGAAAATAGTTGTTTGTGTGGCTACTGTGAATGCCTGCTGGAACATTCTTTGTGTTATCCACAGGTTGTGAAACAGCAGCTGGCTTTGGGGCAGGCTCATTAGTTGGAGCCTTTTCCTGGTTGCGAGTAGTCTGAGAATTGTTAGCAGGCTCTCCACTTCCAAACAGGTAGCCCAAGGAACTCTGACCTCCCCCAGCACTCACTCCGCGACCCATCCGTAATGATTTGATTTCCGAACGAAAAAAACAAGTACTGCAAAATTTATCAAAAACATGTTTTTACAAATGTTATTTTGGAATTTAAGATGGACAACTAAGAATTGATTTAAACATTCTCTCTTGCTCTGAGGAGCATCAACAGCACATAAATCAAACAAGTTATCATCAGTACAAACTAGTCGAATATGAAAAGTAAAATAGAATTTGCTCATCAGCAAACATTAAACTGGAAAAAGGAGCAATTCAATAGTGTTTATAAAACTACACCAATTCTGCTCAGCTTAACTACACAATGACGTCTCTAAGCAAATTACAAGAATCTGTCTCCTTCATTCTCCTCTACTAACGGAGAGAGGTGGAGCCAGGATTTCAACTTTATGAGTTTTGAATTTTAGAACAACTTCTTCAAGTGCTAATAATTGGGTTCTAAATTTCAATGTGTACATATTTGATGAATTTTTAGAAACAAATATACTGTTTGACCAAAAGCTACTAGGTTTGGGCGAACTAGTAGCTATAATTCCGTGCAGCCATGATACTAGGGTTTGCAAATTATAGGCTTTGCATTGGAAATCATTCAACCCAAAATACTGTAGATCCATTGAGAGAAAGGGCTCTAAATGTCACAATTAGATAAACAGAGAATAAATATAAACAAAAAATTTATCATTTTCCCATGAAAAGAGCACAAGATCtaaatcacaacaacccagatcGACATATTCAAGAGATCAAAAGTTGtatttacattaaaaaaaaataaaaaaactcagATTGAACAGATAAAATGAGCGTTAATATCTACAAAACACGGCCAGATATACAGCAATAAAGCAGGGAATGCTACAAAGAAAAAAATAGATTAAAAAACAAATGAAAACTCACAtcagctaaaaaaaaaagaagattagAGAAATGGAATTTCTAATTTAAAGATTCTGAAAATGGAATCCATACCTTTGGTATCAATTACGAAGCCAGAGAGGGGCCGGTTGGGGGAAAAAGATTACGTTTAAATAGAGGTTTTAAATTGTGAATTTGAATGTTTAAAAGAATTGTAAAAATTTCAGGTCACCCCCTATATTTTGGATAGCATAACACTCACACCTCCTATACTATGGAATCTTACACAAATATAATGACACATCTTTCTGTTTTTCTAAAAACAGCTAACTCCCCAGGGCCCATTGCCCCATTTTCTAATTATAGTGtgtgtatatgtttttttttttttttttttaaagtatagtTTAGAAACTATGAAATATGTACGCCCTTCATTTCAAATATTTGGTATCAATCACTTCTCTAGAGTTAATTTAATTAATATTCAAAGATAAATTAGATTTTATTACTTCAATTTATTAAAAGTTGgatattcaaaaactatacgaaaaaatactataaattgtaatttttctcatgtcaaTACAataaaaaatacatcttaaaaataTTGGTCAAAATTTATACGATTTGACTCTTTAGAAACACAATGTGACAAGTATATTGGGAtggaatctatatataatataaagttaggcacaGACAAAGTGATGtaacacctctctatggccatcATTCCTATTTATCCTTTTTCTCACTTTTTTGCATTTTTAAGTCattctttttatttaattattgttAAAAAatccataattaatgaggaaattAAAGAATCTGTTAGTGGAAATTCCAAAAGTCATAGTTAGAAGTTACATCCACTACCGTTACTAAGAGTCTAAAGGTCTTTGAAATGTATATACTATTTCTTCATCTCCTCACTCAGCACTGTCTACCCTTTGGTTTACTGTAGTAGCACAGGTTAGGCATTATATCACGACCTTAATGATAAAATCTTATTTGATCAGGTAAAGTTGATTCTAGCACAATTTTCGTTATTCCTATAGGGTTGCTGTAGGTGTAGTGCTCTTGCATTGGTTAGAATTTTCACTCGATGAAAGAAAATGGTGAAGACAAATAAATGGGAGAAATTTGTCTGTTGCTTTCCATTGAAGAAGAGCTCCTATATATACAAGTGTATTATgttataaaataaatataaaatctATACAAATTTGTCTAACTCCTATTGTCTTTGCACAGAACACTATGCAACCAAATATTATTTCTCCATACTTCCTCCATACAATGTTGCATGCTTGTAGAATAACTAGGAGAATCTTTTTGTTCCTCCATACTGCTGTCTCTGATCTGGAATATGATTTGGGCTGTGTGTCTTACATCTATTTTGGGTCAAATGATAAATTATTGAGAAGGCTGCAATTGACTTGGGCCTGGTCCAATTCGTTTGATATACTTGGGCTCCTTTGTTGAAGTTATGACCctttttcccttttcttcttcttcacagtTTCTCTGAAACTGATCTGgatcaattttatttttattcttgacatcccccctcaagttggagggaGACGAAGAAACACCCAACTTGCTAAGGATGAGATGGTGACTTGGGCCAGAAAGTGATTTTGTAAAGAGATCGGCCAGCTGGTCCTTTGAAGGAACAAAAGTCAAAGAAATGAGACCGGAAAGGTATTGTTGCCGGACGAAATGGCAGTCAAGTTCCACGTGTTTCGTCCTCTCATGAAACACGGGATTTCGAGCTATATGTATAGCTGCTTGACTGTCGGAATGAATTGGTATGGGAAGTTTAGGTGGAACTGAGAGATCGCTCAGTAGTCTAGTAAGCCAAGTCAACTCAGTCACAAGTCGTCGCATCGACCGGTACTCCGATTCAGCAGATGACAAAGAAATGGAGTCTTGTTTCTTGGATTTCCAGGAAATGGGAGATCCGCCTAGATTGATGAAGAACCCACTCACTGATTTTCGAGATTCGCGACATGAAGCCCAATCAGCATCGCAAAAAGCCTGAAGATGAAATGAAGGATGAGATGTCATGAAGATACCTTGACCTGGGTCATTTCACAA
Above is a genomic segment from Lycium barbarum isolate Lr01 chromosome 12, ASM1917538v2, whole genome shotgun sequence containing:
- the LOC132622960 gene encoding protein SPIRAL1-like 3 — protein: MGRGVSAGGGQSSLGYLFGSGEPANNSQTTRNQEKAPTNEPAPKPAAVSQPVDNTKNVPAGIHSSHTNNYFRADGQNCGNFLTERRSTKVQAAPGGGSSLGYLFGDGSSK
- the LOC132622961 gene encoding large ribosomal subunit protein eL39x; amino-acid sequence: MPSHKTFMIKKKLAKKQRQNRPIPYWIRMRTDNTIRYNAKRRHWRRTKLGF